Proteins encoded together in one Terriglobus saanensis SP1PR4 window:
- a CDS encoding ligand-binding sensor domain-containing diguanylate cyclase: MRPTNSFLLWAGVCILSTALQCATAAAQPDFALSAKTLESVSDLDFVSLNTRDTLPHQSVYAFTQDTRGYVWIATYGGLSRFDGSHLHTYAHDSKLPSSLPNNSVRALVPGPDGDVWIGTDNAGVALYRASTDSFEALPDLPPSLANARIYAMISDGHGGLWAGGQFGLFHYEPSSHAYEVYLGVGSHPGVAGFDLKHVFSLFLDRSGSLWVGGDAGLQVKRANAKKFVDVLGLEGEGEVGARPFVWSFLQDKSGKLWVGCDHVGLATYDPNAHVLRGVPKLAGLRSQIGEHTVRGLFEHASGQLWIATYGAGMLTYDMKNGDIRSFTKGSGKPYPLKNNFLRGLFKDRSGVLWIASDNGVSTLNDSTRGIYQIHPSLVHPDAQSGTEIRSVGQAYGKVWVGFDQGEFGTLEKNAKVKQVMPATPGQSTSREILAIVGNDQEGSRSAGTKTVYASGTGLFQVDLAKNSYRPVPDPLVAKEVVSAPTLDGEKVWAGTYNGLYVYDSETKKGFMYRHDPADPFSLPENDVRRVLHARDGRLWLSTRTGLDVRDPLTGHFQAFRHSSKSDSIPGDNVWVMKEDHNGRLWVATTDAGLAVLWNWTPEGTPIFRTIDKRNGLPSDSVLTMALGKDGRIWVNTAAGLAVISPETLAVQVFSVGEGLRSISQKLFGSIVLDDGALLFLGAEGLIGVLPDRLEQRSYRAPLVMTNLQLQHDTRSSTVAAYESANRSIRLDAAHRGFEASFALLDFTAPESMRYSHKLVGVDKDWVPFAEGHDSISYSDLPAGNFTLMARAVSRSGLGPVIESAFPIEAPKLWTETLPFRMLLVLFACLVIYLLVRVRTAVLERRRQQLEAEIAQRTLELNDQRDKLQVANSLLNQLASRDSLTNLFNRRHFIALLDTELARSKRTAQTFSLLLLDIDHFKSVNDTYGHLAGDTVIQTIAARISTSLRATDTLARFGGEEYIVLLPNTAVPQATALALRILSAIASTPIEIEGFLINASVSIGCAEADIKGTTTMLLERADLALYAAKRGGRNCLRVAGTPSTETTSTH; the protein is encoded by the coding sequence ATGCGACCGACGAACAGTTTCCTGCTTTGGGCAGGCGTGTGCATTTTGTCCACCGCATTGCAGTGCGCGACGGCTGCCGCACAACCTGATTTCGCTCTCTCCGCAAAAACGCTGGAAAGCGTCTCGGACCTCGACTTTGTCAGTCTGAATACACGCGATACACTGCCCCATCAGTCGGTCTATGCCTTCACGCAGGACACGCGAGGCTACGTATGGATCGCGACGTATGGCGGTCTTTCGCGCTTCGATGGAAGCCACCTCCACACCTACGCTCACGATTCGAAGCTCCCGAGTTCCCTTCCGAACAACAGTGTTCGCGCACTTGTGCCCGGGCCCGATGGCGACGTGTGGATCGGTACGGACAACGCAGGGGTAGCGCTCTATCGCGCCTCTACCGATTCTTTCGAGGCGCTGCCGGATCTTCCACCTTCGCTTGCGAATGCGAGAATTTACGCGATGATCTCGGACGGTCATGGAGGTCTGTGGGCGGGCGGCCAGTTTGGACTCTTTCACTACGAACCGAGTTCTCATGCGTACGAGGTCTATTTAGGCGTGGGAAGTCATCCAGGTGTTGCTGGATTTGACCTGAAGCACGTCTTCTCCCTTTTTTTAGACCGCAGTGGCTCGCTGTGGGTAGGAGGCGATGCGGGTTTGCAGGTCAAACGCGCCAATGCGAAGAAGTTTGTGGATGTTCTCGGTCTGGAAGGCGAAGGTGAGGTCGGAGCGCGGCCTTTTGTCTGGTCTTTCCTGCAGGACAAGTCGGGCAAGCTCTGGGTCGGTTGCGACCACGTCGGCCTGGCGACCTACGACCCAAATGCGCATGTGCTGCGCGGCGTTCCGAAACTTGCGGGTCTTAGATCGCAGATTGGGGAACACACCGTTCGCGGCCTGTTCGAACATGCGTCGGGTCAGTTGTGGATTGCAACGTACGGCGCTGGCATGTTGACCTATGACATGAAGAACGGCGACATTCGTTCATTCACGAAGGGCTCAGGCAAACCCTATCCGCTGAAGAATAATTTTCTGCGTGGACTCTTCAAGGACCGGTCCGGTGTGCTCTGGATCGCGAGCGATAACGGTGTTTCGACGCTCAACGACTCGACGCGCGGCATCTACCAGATCCATCCCTCGCTCGTGCATCCAGACGCGCAGTCCGGTACGGAGATTCGCAGTGTGGGCCAAGCCTACGGCAAGGTGTGGGTCGGTTTCGATCAGGGTGAGTTTGGAACGCTGGAGAAGAACGCCAAGGTAAAGCAGGTAATGCCTGCGACTCCGGGACAGAGCACGAGCCGCGAGATTCTTGCCATCGTAGGAAATGATCAAGAAGGCAGCCGAAGCGCTGGTACAAAGACTGTCTACGCTTCGGGCACAGGGCTCTTTCAAGTCGATCTGGCAAAGAACAGCTATCGGCCTGTTCCTGATCCCCTCGTAGCCAAGGAGGTTGTCAGCGCTCCTACTCTGGATGGCGAGAAGGTCTGGGCTGGAACGTATAACGGTCTGTACGTCTACGACTCCGAGACGAAAAAGGGCTTCATGTATCGCCATGATCCCGCCGATCCCTTCAGCCTGCCGGAGAATGACGTTCGTCGGGTGTTGCACGCGCGGGATGGACGGCTATGGTTGAGCACACGTACGGGGCTGGATGTGCGCGATCCGTTGACCGGCCACTTTCAGGCTTTTCGGCACTCGTCGAAGAGTGACTCCATTCCAGGCGACAACGTGTGGGTGATGAAAGAAGACCACAACGGCAGACTGTGGGTTGCGACTACGGACGCTGGTCTTGCCGTGCTGTGGAACTGGACACCCGAAGGCACACCGATCTTTCGCACCATCGATAAGCGCAATGGATTGCCCTCCGACTCCGTCCTTACGATGGCGCTTGGAAAGGACGGTCGTATCTGGGTCAATACTGCAGCGGGACTTGCAGTAATTAGTCCTGAAACGCTGGCCGTGCAGGTCTTTTCGGTAGGAGAAGGTCTGCGGAGCATCTCGCAGAAGCTGTTTGGCTCCATTGTGCTGGATGATGGAGCGCTTCTCTTTCTAGGGGCGGAGGGATTGATCGGCGTTCTGCCCGATCGCCTGGAACAACGGAGCTACCGCGCGCCCCTAGTGATGACTAATCTTCAGTTGCAGCATGACACGCGCTCAAGCACCGTGGCTGCTTACGAATCTGCGAACCGCAGCATTCGCCTGGATGCCGCGCATCGTGGCTTTGAAGCGAGCTTTGCCCTGCTGGATTTCACGGCTCCGGAGAGCATGCGCTACTCCCACAAGCTGGTGGGAGTCGATAAAGACTGGGTTCCCTTTGCGGAGGGTCACGACAGCATCAGTTACAGCGACCTTCCAGCGGGAAACTTCACGCTGATGGCGCGCGCGGTCAGCCGTTCAGGCCTGGGCCCTGTAATTGAGTCTGCATTTCCAATCGAAGCACCGAAGCTGTGGACTGAGACGCTGCCCTTCCGCATGCTCCTGGTCCTGTTTGCCTGCCTTGTGATTTATCTTCTCGTACGTGTCCGTACGGCGGTGCTGGAACGGAGACGACAACAGCTTGAGGCAGAGATTGCACAGCGGACCCTGGAGCTGAACGACCAGAGAGATAAGCTGCAGGTCGCCAACAGCCTTCTCAACCAACTGGCATCGCGCGATTCTCTGACGAACCTGTTCAACCGGCGTCACTTTATTGCTCTGCTCGACACCGAGCTGGCGCGGAGCAAACGCACCGCGCAGACCTTCTCGCTCCTGCTTCTGGACATCGATCACTTCAAGTCCGTCAACGATACGTATGGGCATCTCGCGGGCGACACCGTCATTCAGACCATCGCCGCGCGCATCTCCACCTCTCTGCGTGCGACGGACACGCTGGCGCGCTTTGGGGGCGAGGAGTACATCGTTCTTCTTCCCAACACGGCTGTGCCGCAGGCAACGGCTTTGGCCCTGCGTATTCTTTCGGCCATCGCATCCACGCCGATTGAGATCGAAGGATTTCTGATCAACGCAAGCGTCAGCATCGGATGCGCGGAGGCAGACATCAAGGGCACGACGACAATGCTTCTGGAGAGAGCTGACCTGGCGCTCTACGCGGCCAAGCGCGGCGGAAGAAACTGCCTGCGCGTTGCGGGCACGCCCTCCACCGAAACGACGTCGACGCATTAA
- a CDS encoding efflux RND transporter permease subunit, translated as MASLLKALLRYRTMVLIVLAAALAAGTFGALKLDVEAYPDPSPPLVEIITQNPAWSAEEIEQQVTAPIELTLNGTPQLEQIRSISIFGLSDVKLYFKFSSELFRDRQEVLARLQTLQLPMNLQPQLSPWSPIGEIYRYQLSGPYSLNDLKATQDWLVRRELKQVPGVVDITTFGGTTKQYQVQPDPDKLLAYGVTLPQVITAIQSSNANAGGNYLSIGDQNVNVRSIGLLRNMDDVGAVVVAQKNGTPVLVRDVATVKEGFQPRLGKIGRNDQKDIVEAIVLLQKDEQSIPALEALKKKIGELNTGSLLPPGMHISTIYDRTRLIDLTTHTVKHVILTGLFLVTLILLLMLGDLRTTLIAAATIPFAVLFSFSMMALTGHSANLISIGAIDFGILVDASIIVLESSFRRLSRCEPGQTTAGAIVQGVQDAARPVLFSTLIILVAFIPLFTMQGVPGKIFAPMSVTYGFALTGALIFALVFAPVLSDVFAKKQPPVAESTKQTHTSHEDEGTWLSRFFSHHYAYMLDGIFRVPKLIWGVAAVAMIGAVLLFVFAVGGEFMPPLEEGNLWIRVTLPQDISFERAAALGDQLRADMAKFPEITQVVSQVGRPDDGTDVTTFNNLEFGVQLKPSSEWPSELHGDKDKLIEEMQHAFSKYPGAAFGFSQAIQDNVEEAMSGVKGENSLKLFGDNLDDLTRMANQIQTVMEQVRGVTDVGIFKVNGQPSMVINLNREHAARYGISPSDVNAAIQAAVGGSPITQMVEGDRRFDIALRYPESDRSTPEAVGRILLPTPDGGHVSLSQVADVAIREGSFMIYREGGRRYIPIKFSVRGRDLSATIEDLQHQIHDKIKLPQGYSFAWAGEFDSLRKEQQRLAVIIPISLLVIFLLLYLQFQRWVDALIVLATLPFCAIGGILGLLITHTSFSISAAVGFTSLIGVATLAAVVFLSGIRRTQRAHPHPKAEALRIGALDELRPVMMACLSAGLGLLPAAVMNGIGAQAQQPLARVVVGGMVTTVLAVLFLIPLMTAGTKPAEVSVESE; from the coding sequence GTGGCCTCACTTCTGAAAGCTCTTCTCCGCTATCGCACCATGGTTCTGATCGTGCTCGCGGCTGCTCTTGCAGCGGGCACCTTCGGCGCTCTGAAGCTCGACGTCGAAGCCTATCCCGATCCCTCTCCACCGCTCGTCGAAATCATCACGCAGAATCCTGCTTGGTCGGCCGAAGAGATCGAGCAACAGGTTACGGCTCCCATTGAACTCACACTCAACGGAACACCGCAGCTGGAACAGATCCGCTCCATCAGCATCTTCGGTCTAAGCGACGTCAAGCTGTACTTCAAATTCTCCAGCGAACTCTTCCGCGACCGTCAGGAAGTTCTGGCACGCCTACAGACGCTGCAACTCCCGATGAACCTGCAGCCGCAGCTCTCGCCCTGGTCGCCCATCGGTGAGATCTATCGCTATCAGCTCAGCGGTCCGTACTCGCTCAACGATCTGAAGGCAACGCAGGACTGGCTCGTTCGTCGCGAACTCAAGCAGGTCCCCGGCGTCGTCGATATCACTACCTTCGGTGGAACGACGAAGCAATACCAGGTCCAGCCAGATCCCGACAAGCTGCTGGCGTACGGCGTCACCCTGCCCCAGGTCATCACGGCGATCCAAAGCAGCAATGCCAACGCTGGTGGAAACTATCTCTCCATCGGCGATCAGAACGTAAACGTTCGCTCCATCGGCCTGCTGCGGAATATGGACGATGTCGGCGCAGTCGTCGTTGCCCAAAAGAACGGCACGCCCGTGCTCGTTCGCGATGTGGCCACGGTGAAGGAAGGCTTCCAACCGCGTCTCGGCAAGATCGGCCGCAACGATCAGAAGGACATCGTCGAAGCCATCGTTCTGCTGCAGAAGGACGAGCAGAGCATCCCCGCACTGGAAGCCCTCAAGAAAAAAATCGGAGAGCTCAACACCGGCTCGCTGCTTCCACCTGGAATGCATATCAGCACGATCTATGACCGCACACGTCTGATCGATCTGACCACGCACACCGTGAAGCACGTCATCCTTACCGGTCTTTTCCTTGTGACGCTGATCCTCCTGCTCATGCTGGGTGATCTCCGCACAACGCTCATCGCCGCAGCCACGATTCCTTTCGCGGTGCTGTTCTCGTTTTCGATGATGGCGCTCACCGGACACTCGGCCAACCTCATCTCCATCGGCGCGATTGACTTCGGTATTCTGGTGGACGCGTCCATCATCGTGCTCGAAAGCTCCTTCCGCAGACTCTCGCGGTGCGAGCCCGGACAGACGACGGCAGGCGCCATTGTGCAGGGCGTACAGGACGCAGCCCGTCCCGTACTCTTCTCCACACTGATCATTCTTGTCGCCTTCATCCCTCTCTTCACCATGCAGGGCGTCCCCGGCAAGATCTTCGCTCCCATGTCAGTGACGTACGGATTTGCGCTCACGGGTGCCTTGATTTTCGCTCTCGTCTTTGCTCCTGTACTCAGCGACGTCTTCGCCAAAAAGCAGCCGCCAGTAGCAGAGTCGACGAAGCAAACCCATACCTCGCACGAAGATGAGGGCACGTGGCTCAGCCGCTTCTTCTCACATCATTACGCCTACATGCTTGACGGCATCTTCCGCGTGCCCAAACTCATCTGGGGCGTCGCCGCAGTCGCAATGATCGGAGCGGTCCTGCTCTTTGTCTTCGCCGTCGGTGGCGAGTTTATGCCGCCGCTCGAAGAAGGCAATCTTTGGATCCGCGTCACACTTCCGCAGGATATTTCTTTCGAGCGTGCAGCGGCGCTTGGTGACCAGCTTCGCGCCGATATGGCGAAGTTTCCTGAGATCACGCAGGTCGTCTCCCAGGTCGGTCGCCCGGACGATGGCACAGACGTCACAACCTTCAACAATCTGGAATTCGGTGTTCAGCTCAAGCCATCGAGCGAATGGCCGAGCGAACTCCACGGCGACAAAGACAAACTCATCGAAGAAATGCAGCACGCCTTCTCCAAATACCCCGGCGCCGCCTTCGGTTTCTCGCAGGCGATTCAGGACAATGTGGAAGAGGCCATGAGCGGAGTCAAAGGCGAAAACTCACTCAAGCTCTTCGGCGACAACCTCGACGATCTCACGCGCATGGCCAACCAGATTCAAACGGTCATGGAACAGGTGCGCGGTGTCACCGACGTAGGCATCTTCAAGGTTAACGGTCAGCCAAGCATGGTGATCAATCTGAACCGCGAACATGCAGCGCGATACGGCATCTCGCCCTCAGACGTGAATGCTGCGATTCAGGCTGCGGTCGGTGGCTCTCCGATTACGCAGATGGTGGAAGGCGATCGTCGCTTCGATATCGCTCTGCGCTATCCGGAGTCGGACCGCTCCACGCCTGAAGCGGTCGGACGCATCCTCCTGCCCACACCGGATGGAGGACACGTGTCGCTCTCGCAGGTCGCCGACGTGGCGATTCGTGAAGGCAGCTTCATGATCTATCGTGAAGGCGGACGCCGCTACATCCCCATCAAATTCAGTGTGCGCGGGCGAGATCTGTCCGCGACCATCGAAGATCTACAACATCAGATCCACGACAAAATCAAACTGCCGCAGGGATACTCCTTTGCCTGGGCCGGGGAGTTTGATTCACTGCGCAAGGAACAGCAGAGGCTTGCTGTCATTATCCCGATCAGTCTGCTCGTGATCTTTCTACTCCTCTACTTGCAGTTCCAGCGCTGGGTGGACGCGTTGATCGTTCTGGCAACGCTTCCGTTCTGCGCCATCGGTGGCATCCTCGGTCTGCTGATTACACATACGTCCTTCAGTATCTCGGCGGCCGTTGGATTCACCTCGCTCATCGGTGTCGCAACGCTTGCCGCCGTGGTCTTCCTCTCGGGCATTCGACGCACGCAACGCGCGCATCCACACCCCAAGGCGGAAGCTCTACGCATAGGTGCGCTCGACGAGTTGCGTCCCGTGATGATGGCCTGTCTGTCGGCAGGTCTCGGCCTGCTGCCTGCGGCGGTGATGAATGGCATCGGCGCACAGGCGCAACAGCCACTCGCCCGCGTCGTCGTGGGAGGCATGGTCACCACTGTCCTGGCGGTGCTCTTTCTGATCCCTCTGATGACCGCAGGAACAAAACCGGCGGAGGTCAGCGTCGAATCAGAGTGA
- a CDS encoding nucleotidyltransferase domain-containing protein yields the protein MQTVKSWLEKTPIEFQVVVAACCGPQTEVHIERLERLLRSSIDWSRLLRIAHRNRVKGLVFSSLSTHGDLVPLVVLEELKAASLTLLRDNVIAARYATYLTEELAASGIRVATVKGAPLGQKLYGALNLRHGKDIDLLIPEASLEAADAVLRCSGHIRSAPPPSATPHELQAYRIYRSHYEYEPGPGKPQVELHWRLHLNPCFGPLSYPETEWQTIAFAPGIRVRTLGDLDLLCYLCAHGSTHAWSRLKWIVDIAAMLRSDPDLAAPFLERSRQQNTERAACQALMMAHDLFGTPLPSTVPAPGIAVRLLHRIAQKTLTFGGAEQEIAEGPFLLRQVYFSQLLLSTSFRQLLTGLHNQLLAPAASRGSLSSRAARVAAPLRFVYRWLWRTANP from the coding sequence ATGCAAACTGTTAAGTCATGGCTGGAGAAAACTCCCATCGAATTTCAAGTGGTGGTGGCAGCCTGCTGTGGACCGCAGACAGAAGTACACATCGAACGATTGGAAAGACTCCTCCGCTCTTCCATCGACTGGAGTCGGCTCCTTCGGATCGCTCACCGCAATCGGGTCAAAGGACTTGTCTTCTCCTCACTCTCGACGCACGGTGACCTGGTCCCCCTCGTCGTGCTGGAAGAATTGAAGGCGGCGAGCTTAACACTTCTACGTGACAACGTGATCGCTGCTCGCTATGCGACGTACCTCACGGAAGAACTGGCTGCTTCCGGCATCAGGGTCGCGACGGTCAAAGGCGCGCCGCTCGGCCAGAAGCTCTACGGCGCTTTGAATCTTCGCCACGGTAAGGACATCGATCTCCTCATCCCCGAAGCGTCGCTGGAAGCTGCGGACGCAGTGCTTCGCTGCAGCGGACATATTCGCTCCGCTCCGCCACCTTCCGCTACTCCGCACGAACTTCAGGCGTACCGCATTTACAGAAGCCATTACGAATACGAGCCCGGCCCAGGCAAGCCGCAGGTGGAGCTTCATTGGCGGCTTCATCTTAATCCGTGTTTCGGTCCATTGAGTTATCCGGAAACAGAATGGCAGACGATCGCCTTCGCGCCGGGCATTCGCGTGCGCACGCTCGGAGATCTGGATCTTCTCTGTTATCTCTGTGCGCACGGCTCTACGCATGCCTGGTCGCGCTTGAAGTGGATCGTGGATATCGCCGCGATGCTCCGGTCCGACCCTGATCTTGCGGCCCCTTTCCTGGAGCGCTCCCGGCAACAGAACACGGAACGAGCGGCGTGCCAGGCGCTTATGATGGCGCACGATCTCTTTGGAACGCCACTCCCCTCGACGGTGCCCGCGCCCGGCATCGCAGTGCGCCTCCTCCACAGGATCGCGCAGAAGACCCTGACCTTCGGTGGTGCGGAACAGGAGATCGCCGAAGGTCCTTTTCTGCTCCGCCAGGTCTACTTTTCGCAACTCCTTTTGAGTACTTCGTTTCGCCAGTTGCTTACGGGACTTCATAACCAGTTACTTGCGCCCGCCGCCTCGCGCGGTTCCTTGAGTTCGCGCGCGGCACGTGTTGCGGCGCCCTTGCGCTTCGTTTATCGATGGTTGTGGAGAACGGCCAACCCGTAG
- a CDS encoding TolC family protein — protein sequence MSSTAAGPLTLTQVLEVAHRANPTLLSAAQHLSAVRAQEITAGLRQNPNAVLGTQMTTLDPGDPNGTEFYQFGVQRLFERGGKRDARLATARSTTALTGFQLDDQRRQIDLSIRQAFSRMLFAQKALGIARENLADYQKTVALMKVRLDAGAMDQTDFDRVELQLAGFESDLDNAQLALRQGSIALQTLMGVATPNEQFDIAGTLDPPTVTTTIDQLRSDALANRPDLKASQAQVAVSNAGVKQAIANGTADPTVEGEYERAGRANTVGASLNFPLRIFDRNQGEKERAKYELESSRLALTALQNQVLSDVDSAWAGYLAAQSQAARYRSKYLAEAAHVRDNLQFSYRNGNATLLDYLSALSDYRQINLTALNADLQLLLSLEQLSYATHTEILP from the coding sequence GTGTCTTCCACCGCTGCCGGACCACTCACGCTCACGCAGGTGCTGGAGGTCGCTCACCGCGCCAATCCCACCCTCCTCTCCGCCGCGCAGCATCTCTCTGCGGTGCGCGCGCAGGAGATCACTGCAGGCCTGCGGCAGAATCCGAACGCAGTGCTCGGGACCCAGATGACTACTTTGGATCCTGGCGATCCGAACGGCACGGAGTTCTACCAGTTTGGCGTGCAGCGTCTCTTTGAGCGCGGCGGCAAACGGGATGCTCGCCTGGCAACAGCCCGATCGACCACGGCGCTCACCGGCTTCCAGCTGGATGATCAACGGCGGCAAATCGATCTTTCCATCCGGCAGGCTTTTTCCCGCATGCTCTTTGCGCAAAAGGCGCTTGGGATCGCTCGGGAAAATCTCGCGGATTACCAAAAAACCGTTGCTCTGATGAAGGTGCGTCTGGACGCTGGCGCGATGGACCAGACCGACTTCGACCGCGTGGAATTGCAGCTCGCCGGCTTTGAATCCGATCTGGACAACGCCCAGTTGGCGCTGCGGCAGGGAAGCATCGCCTTGCAGACTCTCATGGGCGTGGCTACTCCAAACGAGCAGTTCGATATTGCAGGAACGCTCGACCCGCCGACGGTGACCACGACGATCGATCAACTGCGCAGCGATGCCCTCGCGAATCGCCCTGATCTGAAGGCCTCGCAGGCACAGGTCGCCGTCAGCAACGCCGGTGTAAAGCAAGCCATCGCCAACGGCACGGCCGACCCCACGGTGGAAGGCGAGTACGAGCGTGCGGGAAGGGCAAACACCGTCGGTGCAAGTCTCAACTTTCCACTGCGGATCTTCGATCGCAACCAGGGAGAGAAAGAGCGTGCGAAGTATGAGTTGGAGAGCAGCCGACTTGCGCTGACCGCCTTACAGAACCAGGTGCTTTCCGATGTGGACAGCGCCTGGGCTGGGTATCTCGCCGCGCAGTCTCAGGCAGCGCGCTATCGGTCCAAGTATCTGGCGGAAGCGGCGCACGTTCGCGACAACCTGCAGTTCAGTTATCGCAACGGCAACGCAACCCTGCTTGACTACCTCAGCGCCCTCTCCGACTATCGACAGATCAACCTCACAGCTCTAAATGCAGATCTGCAGCTCCTGCTCTCGCTCGAGCAACTCAGCTACGCCACACATACGGAGATCCTTCCATGA
- a CDS encoding right-handed parallel beta-helix repeat-containing protein, translating into MNNLRTLCVVSVVVLLTSVSAHAQATRTWVSGVGDDANPCSRTAPCHTFAGAISKTAAGGEIDILDPGGFGSLTITKSITVDGMAGLGGILNSSGANGITINAGVGDVVTLRNLSINGSGTGGIGVRIIQAKTVHIERSVISGNTGNGIDVNTNAALELTVTNSTVRDNGGSGISLLGTVASVNATIVDSYIQNNGASGLLCGAFCKSLVRNSSSSDNSGAGFVADATTSAAALNIADATSADNGGAGVQAIGGASTIATIRISNVSIASNGSAFSTSTNGNIYSYFNNHATGAGTVTSIVPVQ; encoded by the coding sequence ATGAATAATCTGCGCACTCTTTGTGTCGTCTCAGTGGTCGTACTTCTTACGTCTGTCTCCGCACATGCACAAGCAACCCGCACGTGGGTCTCTGGTGTAGGGGATGATGCCAATCCCTGCAGTCGTACTGCTCCTTGCCATACCTTTGCGGGCGCGATCTCGAAGACAGCTGCAGGTGGCGAAATCGACATTCTAGATCCGGGTGGATTCGGCTCTCTGACGATCACCAAGAGCATCACGGTGGACGGTATGGCGGGCCTTGGAGGCATCCTGAACAGCTCTGGCGCGAATGGCATCACGATCAATGCAGGCGTCGGCGATGTGGTAACGCTTAGGAATCTTTCGATCAATGGATCCGGGACCGGCGGGATCGGGGTAAGAATTATCCAGGCCAAAACAGTGCATATCGAAAGATCAGTCATCAGCGGAAATACCGGAAATGGGATCGACGTTAATACGAACGCTGCTTTGGAACTTACTGTGACGAATTCAACGGTTCGAGATAATGGTGGCAGCGGAATCTCCCTTCTGGGGACCGTCGCCAGTGTGAACGCAACCATCGTGGATAGTTACATCCAAAATAACGGAGCAAGCGGTTTGCTCTGTGGAGCCTTCTGCAAAAGCCTGGTAAGAAACAGCTCTTCCAGCGATAACTCCGGGGCCGGTTTTGTTGCAGACGCTACCACGAGCGCCGCCGCTCTGAACATCGCCGATGCCACCAGCGCAGACAATGGGGGAGCGGGAGTGCAGGCCATCGGTGGAGCCAGCACGATCGCGACCATTCGTATCTCCAATGTCTCCATCGCTTCGAATGGCTCCGCGTTTTCGACCAGCACTAATGGAAACATCTATTCCTATTTCAACAACCATGCCACCGGAGCTGGCACAGTCACATCGATCGTTCCAGTGCAGTAA
- a CDS encoding efflux RND transporter periplasmic adaptor subunit, with protein MNRFRVTSPFGFRVFAFGCLLPLGLAGCKHDAAPVPDLPKANLKVETVHSQNIGDTLEIPGRVEADPEHLVHIYAPLSGRLLNLKLTAGQEVRKGQAIAMLQSGDVAQARADFEKAHIETLRADHALERGKLLVAHEVMSQADFQELQAADDAAHAEQERARQRIHELGFSENGTSDMTAITSPITGTALEVGTASGEMQRSLETTNAIATVANLDTVWITGDLFEHDLGAVPLHRPVDILFSAYPGETFHGTIANIGDSLDPTTHAVKVRVVLANPGHRLKPAMFATLRIARPSVMRILVPVEAVLHDGDVTEVYIPSSAGKYTLRQVVTGPTRGKQIEIVSGLHDGDRIVTEGAAFLRQPVGD; from the coding sequence ATGAACAGGTTTCGCGTCACGTCCCCATTCGGTTTCCGGGTATTCGCATTCGGTTGTCTTCTTCCTCTCGGACTTGCAGGTTGCAAGCACGATGCTGCACCGGTCCCGGACCTGCCCAAGGCCAATCTGAAGGTGGAAACAGTCCACTCACAAAACATCGGCGACACACTGGAAATTCCCGGACGTGTAGAAGCAGATCCCGAGCATCTGGTGCACATCTACGCTCCGCTCAGCGGACGTCTTTTGAATCTCAAACTGACCGCGGGCCAGGAAGTGCGGAAGGGCCAGGCCATTGCTATGCTGCAGAGCGGCGATGTCGCGCAGGCACGTGCTGATTTCGAGAAAGCACACATCGAAACACTCCGGGCCGATCATGCTCTGGAGCGCGGCAAGCTTCTGGTCGCGCATGAAGTCATGTCGCAGGCAGACTTTCAGGAGCTTCAGGCCGCAGATGACGCGGCACATGCCGAGCAGGAACGTGCGCGCCAGCGTATCCATGAACTTGGATTCTCCGAAAACGGTACGTCGGACATGACCGCCATCACCTCACCCATCACCGGCACGGCGCTGGAAGTTGGCACCGCAAGCGGAGAGATGCAGCGCTCGTTGGAGACGACGAACGCCATCGCTACCGTCGCCAACCTGGACACCGTCTGGATCACCGGCGATCTCTTCGAGCACGACCTCGGCGCTGTGCCTTTGCATCGCCCCGTGGACATACTCTTCTCCGCTTATCCGGGTGAGACCTTCCACGGCACGATCGCCAACATCGGCGACTCGCTCGATCCCACAACGCACGCGGTGAAGGTCCGCGTTGTGTTGGCGAATCCCGGTCATCGCCTGAAGCCCGCCATGTTTGCGACACTTCGTATTGCTCGGCCATCGGTGATGCGCATCCTCGTGCCGGTCGAAGCCGTTCTGCACGACGGCGATGTCACCGAGGTCTACATTCCGTCCTCTGCAGGCAAGTACACACTACGGCAGGTCGTCACAGGACCCACGCGCGGCAAGCAGATTGAGATCGTCTCAGGTCTCCATGACGGCGACAGGATCGTAACCGAAGGCGCAGCGTTTCTGCGGCAACCGGTAGGAGACTAA